The following are encoded in a window of Acidobacteriota bacterium genomic DNA:
- a CDS encoding sigma-70 family RNA polymerase sigma factor: MGERPAQDHRLVKAALSGEPDAFTELVRQHQDLVAGVAWRYGTPREEIEDVISEVFIKVYENLARYRPDHPFSTWLYRVAANHVMDRQRKRRREIPCGDLAEGRAATHGGAQQRLERRERARLLRSALADLDPLYRRPLFLVYIEGQSLRTAAQMLGLRENTMKVRLLRGRRALARILADRYPDYFGEGVSLAL; the protein is encoded by the coding sequence GTGGGGGAGCGTCCCGCCCAGGACCACCGGCTGGTGAAAGCAGCGCTCTCCGGCGAGCCGGACGCCTTCACCGAGCTGGTCCGGCAACACCAGGACCTGGTAGCCGGGGTGGCCTGGCGCTACGGAACCCCCCGGGAGGAGATCGAGGACGTGATCAGCGAGGTTTTCATCAAGGTCTACGAGAATCTCGCCCGCTACCGGCCCGATCACCCCTTTTCCACCTGGCTCTACCGGGTGGCCGCCAACCACGTGATGGACCGTCAGCGCAAGCGCCGCCGCGAGATCCCCTGTGGGGATTTGGCCGAAGGCCGGGCCGCCACCCACGGGGGCGCCCAGCAGCGGCTCGAGCGGCGCGAGCGCGCCCGGCTGCTGCGTTCGGCTCTGGCCGACCTCGATCCCCTCTATCGCCGGCCGCTCTTCCTGGTCTATATCGAAGGCCAGTCCCTGAGGACGGCGGCACAGATGCTGGGCCTGCGGGAAAACACGATGAAGGTGCGACTGCTGCGGGGCCGCCGCGCCCTGGCGCGAATCCTCGCCGACCGCTACCCCGACTATTTCGGAGAGGGGGTGTCCCTTGCGCTGTGA
- a CDS encoding thiamine diphosphokinase, which translates to MRVVIVGAAPDPGPTGADACAAADLVIAADGGAAHCLGWGLSPRVVIGDNDSLATEAAARLERRGTRFLRYPPEKDATDLELALDEALDRGAESIDLFGVLGGRWDHTLANLLLPARPKYAPARIRAWADDQWLHWLHPGRELRVHGRPGLRVSLLPLGGDAREVVTRGLRFPLAGETLDHARSRGVSNAMTGRQATVRLGGGVLVVIGPPGGQKPAET; encoded by the coding sequence ATGAGGGTCGTGATCGTCGGCGCCGCACCGGACCCGGGCCCCACCGGCGCCGACGCCTGTGCGGCCGCCGACCTGGTGATCGCCGCGGACGGGGGCGCGGCCCACTGCCTGGGGTGGGGGCTGTCGCCCCGGGTGGTGATCGGCGACAACGACTCCCTGGCCACGGAGGCCGCCGCCCGGCTCGAGCGGCGCGGCACCCGGTTCCTGCGCTACCCCCCGGAAAAGGACGCCACGGACCTGGAACTGGCCCTCGACGAGGCCCTCGACCGGGGTGCCGAATCCATCGACCTGTTCGGCGTACTCGGCGGCCGCTGGGATCACACCCTGGCCAATCTCCTCCTGCCCGCCCGGCCGAAGTACGCTCCCGCGCGCATCCGGGCCTGGGCGGACGACCAATGGCTGCACTGGTTGCACCCGGGACGGGAGCTGCGTGTCCATGGCCGACCGGGTCTGCGGGTCTCCCTGCTGCCCCTGGGAGGCGATGCCCGGGAAGTCGTCACCCGGGGGCTGAGATTTCCTCTCGCGGGGGAGACCCTCGACCACGCCCGCTCCCGGGGAGTGAGCAACGCCATGACCGGCAGGCAGGCCACGGTGCGGCTGGGCGGGGGAGTGCTCGTGGTCATCGGCCCGCCCGGCGGACAAAAGCCCGCGGAAACGTGA
- a CDS encoding HAD family phosphatase, with product MIAPPFPAAGVVFDLDGVLIDSESANVESARQALATFGVQIGDASIPLIVGRHPRDYLPELLARHRVDGVDPREVARVQEGTWRRLVEQVAAMPGAVALVRRLAAAGLQLAVATSSGVASARSALQRLGVAQAFSALLTIEDVRRAKPDPEIYRLAARRLGLAPCHLVAVEDSPHGIAAARAAGLACIALAGAWTPAEKLAAAQVVVQHLDQVPGLIRRLPGPLPPGRQKA from the coding sequence ATGATCGCCCCGCCCTTTCCCGCTGCCGGCGTGGTCTTCGACCTGGACGGGGTGCTGATCGACTCCGAGAGCGCCAACGTCGAAAGCGCCCGGCAGGCCCTGGCGACCTTCGGCGTGCAGATCGGCGACGCGAGCATCCCGCTCATCGTCGGACGCCACCCCCGGGACTATCTCCCCGAGCTCCTCGCCCGGCACCGGGTCGACGGCGTGGATCCCCGGGAGGTGGCACGGGTCCAGGAAGGGACGTGGAGGCGACTGGTCGAGCAGGTGGCCGCCATGCCCGGAGCGGTCGCGCTGGTCCGCCGGCTCGCCGCCGCGGGACTCCAACTGGCGGTGGCCACCTCGTCCGGCGTGGCCTCCGCCCGCAGCGCTCTCCAGCGCCTGGGGGTCGCCCAAGCCTTCAGCGCCCTGCTCACCATCGAGGACGTCCGCCGCGCCAAGCCCGATCCGGAGATCTATCGCCTGGCGGCCCGGCGCCTGGGCCTGGCCCCGTGCCATCTGGTCGCCGTGGAGGATTCGCCCCACGGGATCGCCGCCGCCCGGGCCGCAGGCCTGGCCTGCATCGCCCTGGCCGGTGCCTGGACACCTGCGGAAAAGCTGGCCGCCGCCCAGGTGGTGGTCCAACACCTGGACCAGGTGCCGGGGCTGATCAGACGCCTCCCCGGCCCGCTCCCCCCGGGCCGGCAAAAGGCGTAA